A stretch of Episyrphus balteatus chromosome 2, idEpiBalt1.1, whole genome shotgun sequence DNA encodes these proteins:
- the LOC129910343 gene encoding peptide transporter family 1-like isoform X1, whose translation MCVSLFLFNQEGIHLKISCKFGLPLIQNRCIQTFSNKAYTFSIDVKGSKLNVNDSLEEIDLQGTLKYPKSVGFIIGNEFCERFNYYGMRTILVLYLTDKLKYGEDQATVLFHVFTSLVYVFPLIGAVLADSWLGRFKTIWYLSVVYTFGAVVIALGAVPPLNLPVKEATVIGLLLIATGTGGIKPCVSAFGGDQFKIPEQAKQLATFFSLFYFAINAGSLISTTITPILRADVHCFGDKDCFSLAFSVPAVLMVLSLVIFIAGKRLYVIKPPSGNMILGVSQCISEAIKGRLREGKKTPSIHWLDYAEGKCGRKLIADTKALLKILVLYLPLPVFWALFDQQGSRWTFQATRMVGDIGGFTIKPDQMQVINPLLILGFIPLFNYIVYPVLSLVGIRRPLQKLTLGGLLAAAAFLLSAFVELELEGMDPKLPGLQEAQLRIYNGMPCSYNFMSSVPLKGNLSVPIMGVLEEKDLIVANSMAYNYTASSSDPNKCPSFVGEFNLHPGKATSYFIGTNEVQEFEDAPGKPKSGESALRILMNIPQDEDQSIVLKGVDFSVNINKTQTEMLHLAAGMYSLTVDGIEVASLKCDIGGVTVVVVEGSQDKGYSASLHTLVEANSLHIMWQLPQYVVMTAAEVMFSVTGLEFSFTQAPASMKSVLQACWLLTVAFGNIIVVVIAKLKFFDSQAQEFILFAAFMVADMLIFIVLAMRFKYIDQNDDSDIEEDAGHPNPAESQVGSKKDIGHSNDAFQSDK comes from the exons CAAGGTACCCTAAAATACCCCAAATCGGTAGGATTTATTATTGGAAATGAATTTTGCGAAAGATTCAATTACTATGGCATGCGCA CAATATTGGTGCTTTATCTTACGGATAAGCTAAAATATGGAGAAGATCAAGCAACAGTTCTATTTCATGTATTTACAAGTTTGGTCTATGTCTTTCCACTGATTGGAGCCGTCTTGGCTGATAGTTGGCTTGGAAGATTCAAAACAATTTGGTATTTATCAGTAGTGTATACCTTTGGAGCTGTTGTAATTGCATTGGGAGCTGTACCGCCACTTAATTTGCCTGTAAA AGAGGCAACTGTGATAGGTCTTCTTCTAATTGCCACTGGTACCGGAGGTATTAAACCTTGTGTATCAGCTTTTGGTGGTGATCAATTCAAGATTCCCGAGCAGGCCAAACAATTGGCAACTTTCTTCTCACTCTTCTACTTTGCCATCAATGCTGGATCACTAATTTCGACAACAATTACACCAATTCTTCGAGCTGATGTCCATTGTTTCGGTGATAAGGACTGTTTCTCTCTGGCTTTTAGCGTTCCAGCAGTTTTAATGGTTCTCTCCTTGGTAATCTTCATTGCTGGAAAACGTTTGTATGTTATCAAACCTCCATCAGGAAATATGATTCTTGGAGTATCTCAATGCATTTCTGAAGCTATCAAAGGTCGCCTTAGAGAAGGCAAAAAGACACCCAGTATTCATTGGTTAGACTATGCCGAAGGCAAATGTGGACGCAAACTTATCGCAGATACCAAAGCCTTGTTGAAAATTCTCGTTCTGTATTTACCACTTCCGGTCTTTTGGGCACTCTTCGATCAACAAGGTTCTCGTTGGACTTTTCAAGCTACCCGAATGGTTGGCGATATTGGTGGATTCACAATTAAACCAGATCAAATGCAAGTCATCAATCCATTGTTGATCTTAGGTTTCATTCCACTTTTTAACTACATTGTCTACCCAGTCTTGAGCTTAGTCGGAATAAGAAGGCCTCTACAAAAGTTAACTTTAGGTGGATTATTAGCTGCAGCTGCATTTTTGCTATCAGCTTTTGTTGAACTTGAATTAGAAGGAATGGATCCTAAATTACCGGGTCTTCAAGAAGCTCAATTGAGAATTTATAATGGAATGCCTTGTAGTTACAACTTTATGAGTTCAGTGCCACTTAAGGGGAATTTATCGGTACCAATTATGGGAGTGCTGGAAGAGAAGGATTTAATCGTTGCCAACTCGATGGCCTATAACTATACAGCTTCTTCAAGTGATCCTAATAAATGTCCTTCCTTTGTGGGAGAGTTTAATCTTCATCCGGGAAAAGCAACAAGCTATTTTATTGGAACTAATGAAGTTCAGGAATTTGAAGATGCACCCGGAAAGCCTAAATCTGGAGAATCGGCATTAAGAATATTGATGAATATTCCTCAGGATGAAGATCAATCGATAGTCCTTAAAGGTGTGGATTTTTCTGTGAACATCAACAAAACACAAACAGAAATGTTACATCTTGCTGCTGGAATGTATTCACTGACAGTTGATGGTATTGAAGTGGCATCACTGAAATGTGATATTGGAGGTGTGACGGTTGTTGTTGTGGAGGGAAGCCAAGATAAAGGATAT tcTGCTTCCTTACACACTCTTGTGGAAGCTAATTCCTTGCACATAATGTGGCAACTACCCCAATACGTTGTAATGACAGCTGCCGAAGTGATGTTCTCTGTGACAGGCTTGGAATTCTCATTTACTCAAGCCCCAGCGAGTATGAAATCTGTTCTGCAAGCTTGCTGGCTTCTAACAGTAGCTTTTGGTAATATCATAGTCGTGGTAATAGCTAAGCTGAAATTCTTTGATTCGCAG GCTCAagaatttatactttttgccgCATTCATGGTTGCCGATATGTTGATATTTATCGTCTTAGCCATGCGGTTTAAGTATATTGATCAAAATGATGATTCCGATATTGAAGAAGATGCAGGACATCCAAATCCAGCGGAATCTCAAGTTGGTAGCAAAAAAGATATTGGTCATTCGAATGATGCCTTTCAGTCAGACAAGTAA
- the LOC129910343 gene encoding peptide transporter family 1-like isoform X4 yields MCQGTLKYPKSVGFIIGNEFCERFNYYGMRTILVLYLTDKLKYGEDQATVLFHVFTSLVYVFPLIGAVLADSWLGRFKTIWYLSVVYTFGAVVIALGAVPPLNLPVKEATVIGLLLIATGTGGIKPCVSAFGGDQFKIPEQAKQLATFFSLFYFAINAGSLISTTITPILRADVHCFGDKDCFSLAFSVPAVLMVLSLVIFIAGKRLYVIKPPSGNMILGVSQCISEAIKGRLREGKKTPSIHWLDYAEGKCGRKLIADTKALLKILVLYLPLPVFWALFDQQGSRWTFQATRMVGDIGGFTIKPDQMQVINPLLILGFIPLFNYIVYPVLSLVGIRRPLQKLTLGGLLAAAAFLLSAFVELELEGMDPKLPGLQEAQLRIYNGMPCSYNFMSSVPLKGNLSVPIMGVLEEKDLIVANSMAYNYTASSSDPNKCPSFVGEFNLHPGKATSYFIGTNEVQEFEDAPGKPKSGESALRILMNIPQDEDQSIVLKGVDFSVNINKTQTEMLHLAAGMYSLTVDGIEVASLKCDIGGVTVVVVEGSQDKGYSASLHTLVEANSLHIMWQLPQYVVMTAAEVMFSVTGLEFSFTQAPASMKSVLQACWLLTVAFGNIIVVVIAKLKFFDSQAQEFILFAAFMVADMLIFIVLAMRFKYIDQNDDSDIEEDAGHPNPAESQVGSKKDIGHSNDAFQSDK; encoded by the exons CAAGGTACCCTAAAATACCCCAAATCGGTAGGATTTATTATTGGAAATGAATTTTGCGAAAGATTCAATTACTATGGCATGCGCA CAATATTGGTGCTTTATCTTACGGATAAGCTAAAATATGGAGAAGATCAAGCAACAGTTCTATTTCATGTATTTACAAGTTTGGTCTATGTCTTTCCACTGATTGGAGCCGTCTTGGCTGATAGTTGGCTTGGAAGATTCAAAACAATTTGGTATTTATCAGTAGTGTATACCTTTGGAGCTGTTGTAATTGCATTGGGAGCTGTACCGCCACTTAATTTGCCTGTAAA AGAGGCAACTGTGATAGGTCTTCTTCTAATTGCCACTGGTACCGGAGGTATTAAACCTTGTGTATCAGCTTTTGGTGGTGATCAATTCAAGATTCCCGAGCAGGCCAAACAATTGGCAACTTTCTTCTCACTCTTCTACTTTGCCATCAATGCTGGATCACTAATTTCGACAACAATTACACCAATTCTTCGAGCTGATGTCCATTGTTTCGGTGATAAGGACTGTTTCTCTCTGGCTTTTAGCGTTCCAGCAGTTTTAATGGTTCTCTCCTTGGTAATCTTCATTGCTGGAAAACGTTTGTATGTTATCAAACCTCCATCAGGAAATATGATTCTTGGAGTATCTCAATGCATTTCTGAAGCTATCAAAGGTCGCCTTAGAGAAGGCAAAAAGACACCCAGTATTCATTGGTTAGACTATGCCGAAGGCAAATGTGGACGCAAACTTATCGCAGATACCAAAGCCTTGTTGAAAATTCTCGTTCTGTATTTACCACTTCCGGTCTTTTGGGCACTCTTCGATCAACAAGGTTCTCGTTGGACTTTTCAAGCTACCCGAATGGTTGGCGATATTGGTGGATTCACAATTAAACCAGATCAAATGCAAGTCATCAATCCATTGTTGATCTTAGGTTTCATTCCACTTTTTAACTACATTGTCTACCCAGTCTTGAGCTTAGTCGGAATAAGAAGGCCTCTACAAAAGTTAACTTTAGGTGGATTATTAGCTGCAGCTGCATTTTTGCTATCAGCTTTTGTTGAACTTGAATTAGAAGGAATGGATCCTAAATTACCGGGTCTTCAAGAAGCTCAATTGAGAATTTATAATGGAATGCCTTGTAGTTACAACTTTATGAGTTCAGTGCCACTTAAGGGGAATTTATCGGTACCAATTATGGGAGTGCTGGAAGAGAAGGATTTAATCGTTGCCAACTCGATGGCCTATAACTATACAGCTTCTTCAAGTGATCCTAATAAATGTCCTTCCTTTGTGGGAGAGTTTAATCTTCATCCGGGAAAAGCAACAAGCTATTTTATTGGAACTAATGAAGTTCAGGAATTTGAAGATGCACCCGGAAAGCCTAAATCTGGAGAATCGGCATTAAGAATATTGATGAATATTCCTCAGGATGAAGATCAATCGATAGTCCTTAAAGGTGTGGATTTTTCTGTGAACATCAACAAAACACAAACAGAAATGTTACATCTTGCTGCTGGAATGTATTCACTGACAGTTGATGGTATTGAAGTGGCATCACTGAAATGTGATATTGGAGGTGTGACGGTTGTTGTTGTGGAGGGAAGCCAAGATAAAGGATAT tcTGCTTCCTTACACACTCTTGTGGAAGCTAATTCCTTGCACATAATGTGGCAACTACCCCAATACGTTGTAATGACAGCTGCCGAAGTGATGTTCTCTGTGACAGGCTTGGAATTCTCATTTACTCAAGCCCCAGCGAGTATGAAATCTGTTCTGCAAGCTTGCTGGCTTCTAACAGTAGCTTTTGGTAATATCATAGTCGTGGTAATAGCTAAGCTGAAATTCTTTGATTCGCAG GCTCAagaatttatactttttgccgCATTCATGGTTGCCGATATGTTGATATTTATCGTCTTAGCCATGCGGTTTAAGTATATTGATCAAAATGATGATTCCGATATTGAAGAAGATGCAGGACATCCAAATCCAGCGGAATCTCAAGTTGGTAGCAAAAAAGATATTGGTCATTCGAATGATGCCTTTCAGTCAGACAAGTAA
- the LOC129910343 gene encoding peptide transporter family 1-like isoform X5, translating into MRTILVLYLTDKLKYGEDQATVLFHVFTSLVYVFPLIGAVLADSWLGRFKTIWYLSVVYTFGAVVIALGAVPPLNLPVKEATVIGLLLIATGTGGIKPCVSAFGGDQFKIPEQAKQLATFFSLFYFAINAGSLISTTITPILRADVHCFGDKDCFSLAFSVPAVLMVLSLVIFIAGKRLYVIKPPSGNMILGVSQCISEAIKGRLREGKKTPSIHWLDYAEGKCGRKLIADTKALLKILVLYLPLPVFWALFDQQGSRWTFQATRMVGDIGGFTIKPDQMQVINPLLILGFIPLFNYIVYPVLSLVGIRRPLQKLTLGGLLAAAAFLLSAFVELELEGMDPKLPGLQEAQLRIYNGMPCSYNFMSSVPLKGNLSVPIMGVLEEKDLIVANSMAYNYTASSSDPNKCPSFVGEFNLHPGKATSYFIGTNEVQEFEDAPGKPKSGESALRILMNIPQDEDQSIVLKGVDFSVNINKTQTEMLHLAAGMYSLTVDGIEVASLKCDIGGVTVVVVEGSQDKGYSASLHTLVEANSLHIMWQLPQYVVMTAAEVMFSVTGLEFSFTQAPASMKSVLQACWLLTVAFGNIIVVVIAKLKFFDSQAQEFILFAAFMVADMLIFIVLAMRFKYIDQNDDSDIEEDAGHPNPAESQVGSKKDIGHSNDAFQSDK; encoded by the exons ATGCGCA CAATATTGGTGCTTTATCTTACGGATAAGCTAAAATATGGAGAAGATCAAGCAACAGTTCTATTTCATGTATTTACAAGTTTGGTCTATGTCTTTCCACTGATTGGAGCCGTCTTGGCTGATAGTTGGCTTGGAAGATTCAAAACAATTTGGTATTTATCAGTAGTGTATACCTTTGGAGCTGTTGTAATTGCATTGGGAGCTGTACCGCCACTTAATTTGCCTGTAAA AGAGGCAACTGTGATAGGTCTTCTTCTAATTGCCACTGGTACCGGAGGTATTAAACCTTGTGTATCAGCTTTTGGTGGTGATCAATTCAAGATTCCCGAGCAGGCCAAACAATTGGCAACTTTCTTCTCACTCTTCTACTTTGCCATCAATGCTGGATCACTAATTTCGACAACAATTACACCAATTCTTCGAGCTGATGTCCATTGTTTCGGTGATAAGGACTGTTTCTCTCTGGCTTTTAGCGTTCCAGCAGTTTTAATGGTTCTCTCCTTGGTAATCTTCATTGCTGGAAAACGTTTGTATGTTATCAAACCTCCATCAGGAAATATGATTCTTGGAGTATCTCAATGCATTTCTGAAGCTATCAAAGGTCGCCTTAGAGAAGGCAAAAAGACACCCAGTATTCATTGGTTAGACTATGCCGAAGGCAAATGTGGACGCAAACTTATCGCAGATACCAAAGCCTTGTTGAAAATTCTCGTTCTGTATTTACCACTTCCGGTCTTTTGGGCACTCTTCGATCAACAAGGTTCTCGTTGGACTTTTCAAGCTACCCGAATGGTTGGCGATATTGGTGGATTCACAATTAAACCAGATCAAATGCAAGTCATCAATCCATTGTTGATCTTAGGTTTCATTCCACTTTTTAACTACATTGTCTACCCAGTCTTGAGCTTAGTCGGAATAAGAAGGCCTCTACAAAAGTTAACTTTAGGTGGATTATTAGCTGCAGCTGCATTTTTGCTATCAGCTTTTGTTGAACTTGAATTAGAAGGAATGGATCCTAAATTACCGGGTCTTCAAGAAGCTCAATTGAGAATTTATAATGGAATGCCTTGTAGTTACAACTTTATGAGTTCAGTGCCACTTAAGGGGAATTTATCGGTACCAATTATGGGAGTGCTGGAAGAGAAGGATTTAATCGTTGCCAACTCGATGGCCTATAACTATACAGCTTCTTCAAGTGATCCTAATAAATGTCCTTCCTTTGTGGGAGAGTTTAATCTTCATCCGGGAAAAGCAACAAGCTATTTTATTGGAACTAATGAAGTTCAGGAATTTGAAGATGCACCCGGAAAGCCTAAATCTGGAGAATCGGCATTAAGAATATTGATGAATATTCCTCAGGATGAAGATCAATCGATAGTCCTTAAAGGTGTGGATTTTTCTGTGAACATCAACAAAACACAAACAGAAATGTTACATCTTGCTGCTGGAATGTATTCACTGACAGTTGATGGTATTGAAGTGGCATCACTGAAATGTGATATTGGAGGTGTGACGGTTGTTGTTGTGGAGGGAAGCCAAGATAAAGGATAT tcTGCTTCCTTACACACTCTTGTGGAAGCTAATTCCTTGCACATAATGTGGCAACTACCCCAATACGTTGTAATGACAGCTGCCGAAGTGATGTTCTCTGTGACAGGCTTGGAATTCTCATTTACTCAAGCCCCAGCGAGTATGAAATCTGTTCTGCAAGCTTGCTGGCTTCTAACAGTAGCTTTTGGTAATATCATAGTCGTGGTAATAGCTAAGCTGAAATTCTTTGATTCGCAG GCTCAagaatttatactttttgccgCATTCATGGTTGCCGATATGTTGATATTTATCGTCTTAGCCATGCGGTTTAAGTATATTGATCAAAATGATGATTCCGATATTGAAGAAGATGCAGGACATCCAAATCCAGCGGAATCTCAAGTTGGTAGCAAAAAAGATATTGGTCATTCGAATGATGCCTTTCAGTCAGACAAGTAA
- the LOC129910343 gene encoding peptide transporter family 1-like isoform X3 codes for MVSSTLKITEKPQGTLKYPKSVGFIIGNEFCERFNYYGMRTILVLYLTDKLKYGEDQATVLFHVFTSLVYVFPLIGAVLADSWLGRFKTIWYLSVVYTFGAVVIALGAVPPLNLPVKEATVIGLLLIATGTGGIKPCVSAFGGDQFKIPEQAKQLATFFSLFYFAINAGSLISTTITPILRADVHCFGDKDCFSLAFSVPAVLMVLSLVIFIAGKRLYVIKPPSGNMILGVSQCISEAIKGRLREGKKTPSIHWLDYAEGKCGRKLIADTKALLKILVLYLPLPVFWALFDQQGSRWTFQATRMVGDIGGFTIKPDQMQVINPLLILGFIPLFNYIVYPVLSLVGIRRPLQKLTLGGLLAAAAFLLSAFVELELEGMDPKLPGLQEAQLRIYNGMPCSYNFMSSVPLKGNLSVPIMGVLEEKDLIVANSMAYNYTASSSDPNKCPSFVGEFNLHPGKATSYFIGTNEVQEFEDAPGKPKSGESALRILMNIPQDEDQSIVLKGVDFSVNINKTQTEMLHLAAGMYSLTVDGIEVASLKCDIGGVTVVVVEGSQDKGYSASLHTLVEANSLHIMWQLPQYVVMTAAEVMFSVTGLEFSFTQAPASMKSVLQACWLLTVAFGNIIVVVIAKLKFFDSQAQEFILFAAFMVADMLIFIVLAMRFKYIDQNDDSDIEEDAGHPNPAESQVGSKKDIGHSNDAFQSDK; via the exons CAAGGTACCCTAAAATACCCCAAATCGGTAGGATTTATTATTGGAAATGAATTTTGCGAAAGATTCAATTACTATGGCATGCGCA CAATATTGGTGCTTTATCTTACGGATAAGCTAAAATATGGAGAAGATCAAGCAACAGTTCTATTTCATGTATTTACAAGTTTGGTCTATGTCTTTCCACTGATTGGAGCCGTCTTGGCTGATAGTTGGCTTGGAAGATTCAAAACAATTTGGTATTTATCAGTAGTGTATACCTTTGGAGCTGTTGTAATTGCATTGGGAGCTGTACCGCCACTTAATTTGCCTGTAAA AGAGGCAACTGTGATAGGTCTTCTTCTAATTGCCACTGGTACCGGAGGTATTAAACCTTGTGTATCAGCTTTTGGTGGTGATCAATTCAAGATTCCCGAGCAGGCCAAACAATTGGCAACTTTCTTCTCACTCTTCTACTTTGCCATCAATGCTGGATCACTAATTTCGACAACAATTACACCAATTCTTCGAGCTGATGTCCATTGTTTCGGTGATAAGGACTGTTTCTCTCTGGCTTTTAGCGTTCCAGCAGTTTTAATGGTTCTCTCCTTGGTAATCTTCATTGCTGGAAAACGTTTGTATGTTATCAAACCTCCATCAGGAAATATGATTCTTGGAGTATCTCAATGCATTTCTGAAGCTATCAAAGGTCGCCTTAGAGAAGGCAAAAAGACACCCAGTATTCATTGGTTAGACTATGCCGAAGGCAAATGTGGACGCAAACTTATCGCAGATACCAAAGCCTTGTTGAAAATTCTCGTTCTGTATTTACCACTTCCGGTCTTTTGGGCACTCTTCGATCAACAAGGTTCTCGTTGGACTTTTCAAGCTACCCGAATGGTTGGCGATATTGGTGGATTCACAATTAAACCAGATCAAATGCAAGTCATCAATCCATTGTTGATCTTAGGTTTCATTCCACTTTTTAACTACATTGTCTACCCAGTCTTGAGCTTAGTCGGAATAAGAAGGCCTCTACAAAAGTTAACTTTAGGTGGATTATTAGCTGCAGCTGCATTTTTGCTATCAGCTTTTGTTGAACTTGAATTAGAAGGAATGGATCCTAAATTACCGGGTCTTCAAGAAGCTCAATTGAGAATTTATAATGGAATGCCTTGTAGTTACAACTTTATGAGTTCAGTGCCACTTAAGGGGAATTTATCGGTACCAATTATGGGAGTGCTGGAAGAGAAGGATTTAATCGTTGCCAACTCGATGGCCTATAACTATACAGCTTCTTCAAGTGATCCTAATAAATGTCCTTCCTTTGTGGGAGAGTTTAATCTTCATCCGGGAAAAGCAACAAGCTATTTTATTGGAACTAATGAAGTTCAGGAATTTGAAGATGCACCCGGAAAGCCTAAATCTGGAGAATCGGCATTAAGAATATTGATGAATATTCCTCAGGATGAAGATCAATCGATAGTCCTTAAAGGTGTGGATTTTTCTGTGAACATCAACAAAACACAAACAGAAATGTTACATCTTGCTGCTGGAATGTATTCACTGACAGTTGATGGTATTGAAGTGGCATCACTGAAATGTGATATTGGAGGTGTGACGGTTGTTGTTGTGGAGGGAAGCCAAGATAAAGGATAT tcTGCTTCCTTACACACTCTTGTGGAAGCTAATTCCTTGCACATAATGTGGCAACTACCCCAATACGTTGTAATGACAGCTGCCGAAGTGATGTTCTCTGTGACAGGCTTGGAATTCTCATTTACTCAAGCCCCAGCGAGTATGAAATCTGTTCTGCAAGCTTGCTGGCTTCTAACAGTAGCTTTTGGTAATATCATAGTCGTGGTAATAGCTAAGCTGAAATTCTTTGATTCGCAG GCTCAagaatttatactttttgccgCATTCATGGTTGCCGATATGTTGATATTTATCGTCTTAGCCATGCGGTTTAAGTATATTGATCAAAATGATGATTCCGATATTGAAGAAGATGCAGGACATCCAAATCCAGCGGAATCTCAAGTTGGTAGCAAAAAAGATATTGGTCATTCGAATGATGCCTTTCAGTCAGACAAGTAA
- the LOC129910343 gene encoding peptide transporter family 1-like isoform X2: MSGKMKECLPLIQNRCIQTFSNKAYTFSIDVKGSKLNVNDSLEEIDLQGTLKYPKSVGFIIGNEFCERFNYYGMRTILVLYLTDKLKYGEDQATVLFHVFTSLVYVFPLIGAVLADSWLGRFKTIWYLSVVYTFGAVVIALGAVPPLNLPVKEATVIGLLLIATGTGGIKPCVSAFGGDQFKIPEQAKQLATFFSLFYFAINAGSLISTTITPILRADVHCFGDKDCFSLAFSVPAVLMVLSLVIFIAGKRLYVIKPPSGNMILGVSQCISEAIKGRLREGKKTPSIHWLDYAEGKCGRKLIADTKALLKILVLYLPLPVFWALFDQQGSRWTFQATRMVGDIGGFTIKPDQMQVINPLLILGFIPLFNYIVYPVLSLVGIRRPLQKLTLGGLLAAAAFLLSAFVELELEGMDPKLPGLQEAQLRIYNGMPCSYNFMSSVPLKGNLSVPIMGVLEEKDLIVANSMAYNYTASSSDPNKCPSFVGEFNLHPGKATSYFIGTNEVQEFEDAPGKPKSGESALRILMNIPQDEDQSIVLKGVDFSVNINKTQTEMLHLAAGMYSLTVDGIEVASLKCDIGGVTVVVVEGSQDKGYSASLHTLVEANSLHIMWQLPQYVVMTAAEVMFSVTGLEFSFTQAPASMKSVLQACWLLTVAFGNIIVVVIAKLKFFDSQAQEFILFAAFMVADMLIFIVLAMRFKYIDQNDDSDIEEDAGHPNPAESQVGSKKDIGHSNDAFQSDK; this comes from the exons CAAGGTACCCTAAAATACCCCAAATCGGTAGGATTTATTATTGGAAATGAATTTTGCGAAAGATTCAATTACTATGGCATGCGCA CAATATTGGTGCTTTATCTTACGGATAAGCTAAAATATGGAGAAGATCAAGCAACAGTTCTATTTCATGTATTTACAAGTTTGGTCTATGTCTTTCCACTGATTGGAGCCGTCTTGGCTGATAGTTGGCTTGGAAGATTCAAAACAATTTGGTATTTATCAGTAGTGTATACCTTTGGAGCTGTTGTAATTGCATTGGGAGCTGTACCGCCACTTAATTTGCCTGTAAA AGAGGCAACTGTGATAGGTCTTCTTCTAATTGCCACTGGTACCGGAGGTATTAAACCTTGTGTATCAGCTTTTGGTGGTGATCAATTCAAGATTCCCGAGCAGGCCAAACAATTGGCAACTTTCTTCTCACTCTTCTACTTTGCCATCAATGCTGGATCACTAATTTCGACAACAATTACACCAATTCTTCGAGCTGATGTCCATTGTTTCGGTGATAAGGACTGTTTCTCTCTGGCTTTTAGCGTTCCAGCAGTTTTAATGGTTCTCTCCTTGGTAATCTTCATTGCTGGAAAACGTTTGTATGTTATCAAACCTCCATCAGGAAATATGATTCTTGGAGTATCTCAATGCATTTCTGAAGCTATCAAAGGTCGCCTTAGAGAAGGCAAAAAGACACCCAGTATTCATTGGTTAGACTATGCCGAAGGCAAATGTGGACGCAAACTTATCGCAGATACCAAAGCCTTGTTGAAAATTCTCGTTCTGTATTTACCACTTCCGGTCTTTTGGGCACTCTTCGATCAACAAGGTTCTCGTTGGACTTTTCAAGCTACCCGAATGGTTGGCGATATTGGTGGATTCACAATTAAACCAGATCAAATGCAAGTCATCAATCCATTGTTGATCTTAGGTTTCATTCCACTTTTTAACTACATTGTCTACCCAGTCTTGAGCTTAGTCGGAATAAGAAGGCCTCTACAAAAGTTAACTTTAGGTGGATTATTAGCTGCAGCTGCATTTTTGCTATCAGCTTTTGTTGAACTTGAATTAGAAGGAATGGATCCTAAATTACCGGGTCTTCAAGAAGCTCAATTGAGAATTTATAATGGAATGCCTTGTAGTTACAACTTTATGAGTTCAGTGCCACTTAAGGGGAATTTATCGGTACCAATTATGGGAGTGCTGGAAGAGAAGGATTTAATCGTTGCCAACTCGATGGCCTATAACTATACAGCTTCTTCAAGTGATCCTAATAAATGTCCTTCCTTTGTGGGAGAGTTTAATCTTCATCCGGGAAAAGCAACAAGCTATTTTATTGGAACTAATGAAGTTCAGGAATTTGAAGATGCACCCGGAAAGCCTAAATCTGGAGAATCGGCATTAAGAATATTGATGAATATTCCTCAGGATGAAGATCAATCGATAGTCCTTAAAGGTGTGGATTTTTCTGTGAACATCAACAAAACACAAACAGAAATGTTACATCTTGCTGCTGGAATGTATTCACTGACAGTTGATGGTATTGAAGTGGCATCACTGAAATGTGATATTGGAGGTGTGACGGTTGTTGTTGTGGAGGGAAGCCAAGATAAAGGATAT tcTGCTTCCTTACACACTCTTGTGGAAGCTAATTCCTTGCACATAATGTGGCAACTACCCCAATACGTTGTAATGACAGCTGCCGAAGTGATGTTCTCTGTGACAGGCTTGGAATTCTCATTTACTCAAGCCCCAGCGAGTATGAAATCTGTTCTGCAAGCTTGCTGGCTTCTAACAGTAGCTTTTGGTAATATCATAGTCGTGGTAATAGCTAAGCTGAAATTCTTTGATTCGCAG GCTCAagaatttatactttttgccgCATTCATGGTTGCCGATATGTTGATATTTATCGTCTTAGCCATGCGGTTTAAGTATATTGATCAAAATGATGATTCCGATATTGAAGAAGATGCAGGACATCCAAATCCAGCGGAATCTCAAGTTGGTAGCAAAAAAGATATTGGTCATTCGAATGATGCCTTTCAGTCAGACAAGTAA